Proteins encoded by one window of Deltaproteobacteria bacterium:
- a CDS encoding tetratricopeptide repeat protein produces MAAYSNTLDAAWHFDDLPNILDNENVHVSTLSLKALSSSIHSPFAYPGNEKPKLYRPVAMLTFAINWYLGRDGVLGYHLVNIGIHCATAVMLYFTILGMLGARNVRGNFQGSERTIAFLATAFWALHPIQTQAVTYIVQRMASLATFFYVVSIYFYVRGRSASSPGKRVSSYLLCLLGFVLALGTKQNTVTLPAALLLVELVFYSDLRFLRKAKGRWIASSLAVVLVLFVLLGLYLWSDEPLSRIVRGYDIRPFNLSERVLTEFRVLVLYLKQIVYPIPQQFSIIHDVGLSTSLLLPWTTLASIVLIAGLIIGAIATLSKYRLLSFGILFYFLGHSVESTVFPLELVFEHRNYLPTLFLFLPLASGLVALMAGYRRQNRLIHGLLAVFVAALIFGIGFATYVRNAAWATEKTIWQDAMQKAPALARPHQGLALALENENRLDPALELYEKALTLEDPSPKLSRFISLSNMGNIYKKKGEYVRAASYLTAALDYDTGPYMRRIRYNLVLCLLNSNGEKAALNQIDVLLGQYSRNVKYMSTKGFILFLQGRFNQAEAYLKSALERNPGDNLALVNLAMVLSATGRQERADQYLQRAGKRDPKNIVIYLGLLQNAVKMQDRVKTDRYLHQLTAVFTIDQIERFFNAYEKGYRYIDGRLVPLSGRTIFPRLAAYLKEQANRIDGASAVRM; encoded by the coding sequence ATTCGAATACGCTCGATGCCGCATGGCACTTCGACGACCTTCCCAACATTCTGGACAATGAAAACGTACACGTTTCCACGCTCTCCTTGAAGGCGTTGTCATCGAGTATTCACTCCCCATTTGCTTATCCGGGCAATGAAAAGCCGAAGCTCTATCGACCCGTCGCCATGCTGACGTTCGCCATCAACTGGTATTTGGGACGCGACGGCGTTTTGGGGTATCACCTGGTCAACATCGGCATTCACTGCGCAACGGCTGTGATGCTTTATTTTACTATTCTCGGGATGCTGGGCGCACGCAATGTACGGGGGAACTTCCAGGGAAGCGAGCGCACCATCGCCTTTCTGGCAACCGCGTTCTGGGCGTTGCATCCCATTCAGACCCAGGCCGTTACCTACATTGTTCAGCGCATGGCCAGTTTGGCGACCTTTTTTTACGTCGTGAGCATCTATTTTTATGTGAGGGGGCGCAGCGCATCATCGCCGGGAAAAAGGGTGTCCAGCTACCTTCTGTGCCTGCTGGGTTTTGTTCTGGCTCTGGGCACCAAACAGAACACCGTCACGCTGCCGGCCGCGCTGCTGCTGGTCGAGCTCGTTTTTTATTCAGACCTGCGCTTTCTTCGGAAGGCAAAAGGAAGATGGATTGCTTCTTCCCTGGCTGTCGTTTTGGTCTTGTTTGTTCTCCTCGGGCTTTACCTCTGGTCGGACGAACCGCTTTCAAGAATCGTACGCGGCTACGATATCCGCCCCTTTAATCTGAGCGAGCGCGTGTTGACCGAGTTTCGCGTACTGGTTCTTTACCTCAAACAGATCGTTTACCCCATACCGCAACAGTTTTCCATCATCCATGATGTCGGCCTCTCGACATCCCTTCTGTTGCCTTGGACAACCCTGGCTTCCATCGTGTTGATCGCCGGCCTGATTATCGGGGCGATTGCGACTTTAAGTAAATACAGGCTGTTATCGTTCGGCATCCTGTTTTATTTCCTCGGCCACAGCGTCGAGTCGACCGTTTTTCCGCTGGAGCTGGTTTTCGAACACCGGAATTACCTGCCGACACTCTTTCTATTTCTGCCGCTTGCGTCGGGGCTCGTCGCTTTAATGGCCGGATACCGACGGCAGAACCGGTTGATCCACGGTTTGCTGGCCGTTTTTGTCGCCGCACTGATTTTCGGTATCGGCTTTGCCACCTATGTACGCAACGCGGCTTGGGCCACGGAGAAAACGATCTGGCAGGACGCCATGCAGAAGGCGCCGGCTTTGGCCAGACCCCACCAGGGGTTGGCCTTGGCCCTGGAGAATGAAAACAGGCTGGATCCGGCGCTTGAGCTCTATGAAAAGGCCCTTACCCTCGAGGATCCGTCGCCGAAGCTTTCACGATTCATCTCGTTGAGCAACATGGGTAATATATACAAGAAGAAGGGGGAGTATGTCAGGGCGGCCTCCTATCTGACGGCCGCCCTCGACTATGACACCGGCCCTTATATGCGCAGAATCCGCTATAATCTGGTTCTTTGCCTTCTGAACAGCAACGGTGAAAAAGCGGCGCTGAATCAAATCGATGTTCTCCTCGGTCAGTACAGCCGCAATGTCAAGTACATGTCCACCAAGGGGTTTATTCTTTTTTTGCAGGGAAGATTCAACCAGGCCGAGGCATATTTGAAAAGCGCCCTCGAACGCAACCCGGGCGACAACCTCGCCCTGGTGAACCTCGCCATGGTGTTGAGCGCAACCGGCAGGCAGGAGAGGGCCGATCAATACCTGCAACGCGCCGGGAAAAGGGATCCGAAAAACATCGTCATCTACCTCGGGCTGCTGCAGAATGCCGTAAAAATGCAGGACAGGGTTAAAACCGATCGCTACCTGCATCAACTGACCGCGGTGTTCACGATCGATCAGATCGAACGTTTTTTCAACGCATATGAAAAGGGATACCGCTACATCGATGGTCGCCTGGTGCCACTCAGCGGCCGAACCATTTTTCCCCGTCTGGCTGCGTACTTGAAAGAACAGGCGAACAGAATCGACGGGGCGTCCGCCGTTCGGATGTGA